One window of Branchiostoma lanceolatum isolate klBraLanc5 chromosome 8, klBraLanc5.hap2, whole genome shotgun sequence genomic DNA carries:
- the LOC136440507 gene encoding uncharacterized protein, translating into MTASVEAKALLRTSIETCSQECPHADRPQRVGVTSQLEHLKGRLDVDLTTVVHSQEKVWRDGTWIESDLYCAAQTTDISTCDQVCSCSGVASLPHPADTSVCQCPCTCSDGTVSFRHPDIPGGECNCERCPDGSMKVPDEEGRLRCPCLCADNSTREMIPDGGGKCDCSCPCADGSSDVIAADGSCPCRCTCRNCQESVLGPHGCLCTDSCPDCENGEEPVWVGCSCKCPQKTECGAPPTCVVGRMGVDCRQPDCRPCQGCSGNGQCRSSADSCQSSCVCHSQWFGDCCHLRRPRPVGGDPHLQTLDGRAFDYHGIGEFWDCKSPENDFGVQTRMFGFRGASLIGAAAVKTGHSVVTIATPEQATENDLPSLRIDGKVQPISSGQTHALNNGTVHLLVEIPNAAVSQSGEVVLFSFTFESGASVAFDIRFSPKMGRQYLNVIFSPTAGFKEKTQGLCGYMDDDEDNDFTGPDGTLHGDAPSFAESWRIITTHHGSGLLGSWSWDSSNFHPDDVMDNTYTDQSYKPTLGLDGPTPEQRKVAEETCAQLGLSGVLLEECIFDVVITNDTTFSQQEVFKLGCPSQCSGRGRCVNSTCECMPGWSGPDCDVGNCTDCSEEHGKCVLGFCQCQPGWEGTSCSQRATCHALNNCTDEQHGLCVKTNICACVPGYIGTDCSEIPTCYKTDNCTSRGACVDHDTCLCDEDYTGDKCDKFSCRNLDNCTGHGRCVDIDVCACDWGWTGSSCAVPDCPLVNHCSRHGDCVAPNLCRCYPGYDEKDCSLVQTCPELNNCSSNGICVRNESSGNHTCRCFKGYDKDDCSRPDCSGRNDCSGRGVCVEPMLCECDKGYGGVNCTDFTCRQNNYCSGHGECTDYDVCTCHTSWSGEACTIPDCTALSNCSSRGTCLAPDTCTCYPGYEGDGCELESAPNVHRPNFTQDIYRIQVVENTPVGTVVATVRAADNDTGINGEVKYRAVELTNTTALTLVPGTADIATTMELDFEAIGGKEFELIVEAIDGGAPTLTGTATVVMTVTDDNDNIPALNIAEESEVHVVLSTPIGHEVITINASDHDVSASFSNVTFSLASANDFFVIDEMNGRIQVQRALQIGTYPLEVVASDGGFPAKARRATVRAVVSRISVNTPPVCQPQNGPAHLYADISKPGDVVTTVSALDHDVGPAGDLRYSISDRKGNLSSEFQVDSTTGNILLATTLNHSSVNISFVSLTVLATDLGTPPLDCDLRVNVVITKDQSPPVNVTFPPEWFTTPMDGSLPTTTVQGLNTTAQDVNTTSQDLNTTSQGLNTTGQDLNTTIQDQIGTAVETNEGVTSPTTIGAIPAQLTNWYQRPEYIGAIAGGIVGVLLSTAVLIYVIKRRNPSAKVLPEEEKEEEPRPKTPNRKERSPQAWVTPGPAPTSTVYNNRAFRSYPAEAVLT; encoded by the exons ATGACGGCGTCTGTCGAAGCTAAGGCTCTCCTGAGGACGTCCATAGAGACATGCTCGCAGGAATGTCCACATGCTGATCGACCACAACGGGTGGGGGTGACGTCACAGTTAGAGCATCTGAAGGGACGGCTTGATGTCGACCTGACCACGGTGGTCCACTCACAAGAAAAGGTCTGGAGAGATGGAACATGGATTGAATCAGACCT GTATTGTGCAGCCCAGACTACTGACATCAGCACTTGCGACCAAGTTTGTTCCTGTAGCGGTGTCGCTTCCCTGCCACACCCTGCCGACACAAGCGTCTGTCAGTGTCCCTGTACCTGCTCAGATGGCACCGTTAGCTTCAGG CACCCCGACATCCCAGGCGGTGAGTGTAACTGTGAGCGGTGTCCAGACGGGTCTATGAAGGTCCCGGATGAGGAAGGCCGGCTCCGCTGCCCGTGTCTGTGTGCCGACAACAGCACCAGGGAGATGATACCGGACGGTGGGGGCAAATGTGAC TGTTCATGCCCATGTGCAGACGGCAGCAGTGACGTCATCGCGGCAGATGGCAGCTGCCCGTGCAGGTGCACCTGTAGAAACTGTCAGGAGTCCGTCCTGGGACCGCACGGCTGTCTCTGTACAGACAG CTGCCCTGACTGTGAGAATGGAGAGGAGCCGGTGTGGGTGGGCTGTAGCTGCAAGTGTCCACAGAAGACTGAGTGTGGGGCTCCGCCCACATGTGTGGTGGGCAGGATGGGCGTGGACTGTAGGCAGCCGGACTGTAGACCTTGTCAAG GCTGTTCGGGTAACGGCCAGTGCAGGTCCTCAgctgacagctgtcaatcatcctgTGTGTGCCACAGCCAGTGGTTCGGGGACTGTTGTCACCTGAGAAGGCCGAGACCTGTAGGAGGAGATCCACATCTTCAGACGCTCGATG GTCGTGCATTCGACTACCACGGCATTGGAGAGTTCTGGGATTGCAAAAGTCCAGAGAACGACTTCGGCGTGCAGACCCGCATGTTCGGGTTCAGAGGTGCCTCTCTGATTGGAGCTGCCGCCGTGAAGACAGGGCACAGCGTCGTAACCATAGCAACACCGGAACAAGCTACTGAGAATGACCTTCCGAGTTTAAG GATCGACGGCAAAGTCCAGCCCATCAGCTCGGGACAGACGCACGCTCTGAACAACGGCACAGTTCATCTTCTGGTGGAGATCCCGAATGCCGCCGTGTCCCAGTCCGGAGAGGTTGTACTGTTTTCATTCACCTTTGAATCAG GAGCATCGGTTGCATTTGACATCCGGTTCTCGCCCAAGATGGGCCGTCAGTACCTGAACGTCATCTTCAGTCCGACAGCAGGTTTTAAAGAAAAGACTCAGGGACTATGCGGGTACATGGACGATGACGAGGACAACGACTTCACAGGACCGGACGGAACCTTACACGGGGATGCGCCGTCATTCGCTGAGTCAT GGCGCATTATCACCACACACCACGGGTCTGGCCTACTGGGTTCCTGGTCCTGGGACTCTTCCAACTTCCACCCCGACGACGTCATGGATAACACATATACCGACCAAAGTTACAAACCGACACTTGGATTGGATGGACCCACACCTGAGCAACGGAAG GTGGCAGAAGAGACCTGCGCGCAGCTCGGTTTGTCAGGTGTTCTTCTGGAAGAATGCATATTTGATGTCGTCATTACAAACGACACGACCTTCTCCCAACAGGAGGTTTTCAAACTCG GGTGCCCCTCTCAGTGCTCCGGTAGAGGGCGCTGTGTGAACAGCACCTGTGAGTGCATGCCGGGCTGGTCCGGTCCGGACTGTGACGTAGGCAACTGTACGGACTGTTCTGAAGAACACGGGAAGTGCGTCCTTGGGTTCTGCCAGTGCCAGCCGGGATGGGAGGGAACAAGCTGCTCCCAGCGTG CAACGTGCCATGCACTTAACAACTGTACCGACGAGCAACATGGGTTATGCGTGAAAACAAACATATGTGCGTGCGTCCCCGGATACATAG GTACGGACTGCAGTGAGATCCCGACCTGTTACAAGACGGACAACTGTACCTCCCGCGGAGCCTGTGTGGATCACGACACGTGTCTGTGTGACGAGGACTATACGGGAGACAAATGTGACaagttttcctgcaggaatctTGACAACTGCACAG GACATGGGCGCTGTGTGGACATTGACGTCTGTGCTTGTGACTGGGGCTGGACCGGAAGTTCGTGCGCCGTACCTGACTGCCCATTGGTCAACCACTGCTCCCGTCATGGAGACTGTGTCGCGCCAAACCTGTGCCGCTGTTACCCGGGGTATGACGAGAAGGACTGCAGTCTCGTGCAGACCTGTCCTGAGCTGAACAACTGCAGCAGTAACGGGATTTGTGTCAGAAACGAGTCGTCAGGGAATCATACGTGCAG GTGCTTCAAGGGTTATGACAAGGATGACTGCAGCAGACCTGACTGCTCCGGCCGGAATGACTGTTCAGGCcgcggtgtgtgtgtggagcCCATGCTGTGTGAGTGTGACAAGGGGTACGGCGGCGTCAACTGTACCGACTTCACCTGCCGGCAGAACAACTACTGTTCAG gACACGGAGAGTGCACTGACTATGACGTCTGCACCTGTCACACGTCATGGTCGGGAGAGGCGTGCACCATCCCAGACTGCACTGCGTTGAGCAACTGTTCCAGCCGGGGAACGTGTCTCGCACCCGACACCTGCACCTGCTACCCTGGGTACGAGGGAGACGGCTGTGAGTTAGAAAGCGCGCCAAATGTTCATCGTCCCAACTTTACCCAAGACATCTACAGGATCCAGGTCGTAGAGAACACTCCAGTCGGAACGGTAGTGGCAACAGTGCGAGCGGCTGACAACGATACTGGTATAAACGGGGAGGTGAAGTACAGGGCGGTTGAGCTCACCAACACTACAGCACTGACCTTAGTTCCCGGGACAGCGGACATTGCGACAACCATGGAGCTAGACTTTGAAGCCATCGGAGGCAAAGAGTTCGAGTTGATCGTGGAAGCCATAGACGGGGGCGCGCCGACACTAACAGGAACGGCTACGGTTGTTATGACGGTTACAGACGACAATGACAACATCCCTGCGCTGAACATAGCTGAAGAGTCCGAAGTACATGTTGTGTTGAGCACTCCTATTGGTCACGAAGTTATCACCATAAACGCAAGCGACCACGACGTATCTGCGTCCTTCTCTAACGTGACATTTAGTCTTGCGTCAGCGAACGATTTCTTTGTAATTGACGAAATGAACGGACGCATTCAAGTACAACGTGCCCTACAGATAGGCACGTATCCACTGGAAGTTGTGGCGAGTGATGGCGGCTTTCCAGCAAAGGCGCGAAGAGCGACAGTTCGAGCCGTTGTTTCACGCATAAGCGTGAACACACCTCCTGTCTGTCAGCCACAAAACGGCCCCGCTCATCTCTACGCGGACATCAGCAAGCCCGGTGACGTCGTCACGACTGTGTCTGCACTTGACCATGACGTTGGACCAGCTGGCGATCTTCGGTACAGCATCAGTGATAGAAAGGGTAACCTGTCAAGTGAGTTTCAGGTAGATTCCACCACGGGGAATATCTTATTGGCAACCACACTAAACCATTCTTCTGTCAATATCTCCTTCGTGTCGCTGACCGTGCTCGCTACGGACCTGGGCACGCCACCATTAGACTGCGACCTGCGGGTGAACGTCGTGATCACGAAGGACCAGTCGCCGCCTGTCAATGTCACGTTCCCGCCAGAATGGTTCACCACACCGATGGACGGCAGTCTGCCTACAACAACCGTCCAAGGCCTCAATACAACCGCCCAAGACGTCAATACAACAAGCCAAGACCTCAATACAACAAGCCAAGGCCTCAATACAACAGGCCAAGATCTCAATACAACCATCCAAGACCAAATCGGCACTGCCGTTGAGACAAATGAAGGAGTAACTTCACCCACCACAATTG GTGCCATACCAGCCCAGCTGACAAACTGGTACCAGCGACCGGAGTACATCGGCGCCATAGCGGGGGGCATCGTGGGCGTGTTACTTTCGACGGCTGTCCTCATCTACGTCATCAAGCGTAGGAATCCCAGCGCCAAAGTCCTACCggaggaagagaaagaagaagagcCCCGACCGAAAACACCAAACCGTAAAGAACGGTCGCCCCAAGCTTGGGTGACTCCCGGTCCGGCTCCCACCAGCACAGTTTATAACAACCGGGCCTTCCGGTCATATCCCGCCGAAGCGGTCTTGACATAA